The Clostridiaceae bacterium HFYG-1003 genome includes a window with the following:
- a CDS encoding polysaccharide deacetylase family protein yields the protein MKHTSRRLLIVVLVLLLQFGLGSLAENLNMKFLRPVGGQTAYAAENKVTTVNLNLRTGPGTSYSIILTIPKGSTVSVLSTSNGWSKVTYKDTTGYVYSAYLASPTGTRYYTTAALNLRTGPSTNYSIILTMPKGAAVTVYSISNGWAKLSYSGTNGYASTTYLSKTAPSTEPTTLRKIFKGVTSYSGRRIAITFDDGATASQVDRVLTILDNYNAKSTFFFTGNWILSHPVTARKIVSRGHKMESHTVSHPDLTDLSDSSVRYQLTRSREIIKETVGTTSYLIRPPYGATSSRVERIAGEVGFKYMVMWSIDTDDYMSTTSTSEIISRAVAGASNNGILLLHPSHTKVIDALPSILRQLRDRGYIFVTVNSMLP from the coding sequence ATGAAACATACATCGAGACGACTGCTCATTGTTGTTCTGGTACTTCTGCTTCAATTTGGGTTGGGATCCCTTGCTGAGAATTTGAATATGAAGTTTCTTCGCCCTGTAGGTGGCCAGACAGCATATGCCGCGGAAAACAAAGTAACTACGGTGAATCTGAATCTTCGGACAGGTCCCGGTACCAGCTATTCCATCATTCTGACGATCCCGAAGGGATCTACGGTCAGTGTTCTCTCCACCTCCAATGGGTGGTCCAAAGTAACGTACAAGGATACCACCGGATATGTTTACTCCGCTTATCTGGCTTCACCCACCGGAACCCGTTATTACACCACGGCTGCGCTGAACCTTCGTACTGGTCCAAGTACCAATTACTCCATTATCCTGACCATGCCAAAGGGAGCAGCTGTCACAGTCTACAGCATCTCCAACGGCTGGGCGAAATTAAGCTACAGCGGAACAAATGGGTATGCCAGTACCACCTATCTAAGCAAAACAGCTCCCAGCACAGAACCCACCACCTTAAGAAAGATCTTCAAGGGCGTAACCAGCTACTCCGGGCGACGGATCGCCATTACTTTTGATGACGGAGCTACCGCCAGCCAGGTGGATCGAGTCCTGACGATTCTGGATAACTACAATGCCAAAAGCACCTTCTTCTTTACCGGCAACTGGATCCTGTCCCACCCCGTGACGGCTCGAAAAATCGTCAGCCGAGGCCATAAGATGGAATCCCATACTGTCAGTCACCCAGACCTCACCGATCTCAGTGATTCCTCGGTTCGTTACCAGCTGACCCGCTCCCGTGAGATTATCAAAGAAACGGTAGGCACGACCTCCTACCTGATCCGGCCACCGTATGGTGCTACCAGCTCGCGAGTAGAACGCATCGCTGGAGAAGTCGGCTTCAAGTACATGGTCATGTGGTCCATCGACACCGATGACTACATGAGCACCACCTCCACCTCAGAGATTATCTCCCGGGCTGTCGCAGGAGCTTCCAACAATGGCATTCTCCTTCTCCACCCCTCCCACACCAAAGTCATTGACGCCCTGCCAAGCATTCTCCGCCAGCTCAGAGACAGAGGATACATCTTCGTCACCGTCAACTCCATGCTGCCGTAA